In Pseudonocardia sp. EC080619-01, the following proteins share a genomic window:
- a CDS encoding SDR family oxidoreductase: MLERVLVTGATGSVGRHVVAQLQTAGVGVRALTRDQRVTTLPDGVEIAEGDLTQPESLNEAFAGIDGMFLFPADRGTGDVLRIARKAGVRRVVVLSSLTVLDRRGGDYVGDYHRRVEVEAERSGLTWTHVRPSEFAGTALRRWGKSIRAEGIARAPYARAVRVPIHEADIAAVAVLSLRSSEHAGCAYSITGPQAMTSRDQVRVLSEALGKEIQFEELDPAQGRAQFGEYVPHDLVESVMRYMENSVDAQMPILTTVERLLGRPPRTFKQWAAEHVEEFVDPEWEQR, encoded by the coding sequence ATGCTTGAGCGAGTGCTGGTGACGGGAGCAACCGGTAGTGTGGGCCGGCATGTCGTGGCGCAGCTGCAGACCGCAGGGGTGGGAGTCCGGGCACTGACGCGTGACCAGCGGGTTACAACGCTGCCGGACGGCGTCGAGATAGCCGAGGGCGACCTCACCCAGCCCGAGAGCCTCAATGAGGCTTTCGCCGGTATCGACGGGATGTTCCTGTTCCCCGCCGATAGAGGAACCGGAGACGTCCTTCGAATCGCCCGGAAGGCCGGGGTGCGCCGAGTGGTGGTCCTGTCCTCGCTCACCGTCCTCGATCGCCGCGGAGGCGACTACGTCGGTGACTACCACCGACGAGTCGAGGTTGAGGCCGAACGCTCCGGACTCACCTGGACGCACGTGCGGCCCAGCGAGTTTGCCGGGACCGCGCTACGCCGGTGGGGCAAGTCGATCCGAGCCGAGGGCATCGCGCGGGCTCCTTACGCCCGTGCCGTTCGTGTGCCGATTCACGAGGCTGACATTGCAGCTGTGGCCGTCTTGTCCCTGCGGTCCAGCGAACACGCCGGATGTGCATACTCGATTACCGGACCGCAGGCTATGACAAGTCGAGATCAGGTCCGCGTGCTGTCCGAAGCCCTTGGGAAGGAGATCCAATTCGAGGAGCTCGATCCTGCACAAGGTCGTGCTCAGTTCGGGGAGTATGTGCCGCACGACCTCGTAGAGAGTGTGATGCGATATATGGAGAACTCGGTCGACGCGCAGATGCCAATCCTGACGACAGTCGAGCGGCTGCTTGGTCGTCCACCACGGACGTTCAAGCAATGGGCAGCCGAGCATGTGGAGGAATTTGTCGACCCCGAGTGGGAGCAGCGATGA
- a CDS encoding NAD(P)-dependent oxidoreductase: MRSPDRRVVVLGATGFVGSAVLRLLAERAIRVRAVSRRPAVIPLGAVADVEVFPADLAEQGAMAEVLEGADAVIHTVAHISGSSTWRIGDDDALAERVNVGLIRDLVSAAGSRQVAEPLNVVFAGAMSQIGAHDGDVVDGSEDDCPCDEYGRQKLAAERTLLSAVTDGLLRGTSLRLPTMYGYGPASSALDKGVVSTMVRRAVAGEPLTMWHDGTVRRDLTYVEDAAAALVAAAEQVPVLSGRRFVLGTGHSVPLGSVFRTVATLVAQRTGSPPVEVVAVPPPDYAEASDFRSITIDASAFRAATGWRPMVTLDEGLRRTVDFCVAGGEAALR, from the coding sequence ATGCGTTCCCCTGACAGACGGGTAGTGGTGCTTGGAGCGACCGGATTCGTGGGATCGGCTGTGCTGCGTCTGCTCGCTGAGCGGGCAATTCGCGTGCGCGCGGTGTCTCGCCGTCCAGCGGTAATACCGTTGGGTGCCGTCGCGGACGTCGAGGTGTTCCCCGCGGATCTCGCCGAACAGGGCGCGATGGCAGAGGTGTTGGAAGGCGCCGACGCCGTTATTCACACAGTGGCCCACATCTCGGGTTCGTCGACATGGCGTATCGGCGATGACGACGCTCTTGCCGAGCGCGTCAATGTCGGTCTGATCCGAGACCTTGTTTCGGCTGCGGGCTCACGCCAGGTGGCTGAACCACTAAACGTTGTCTTCGCTGGCGCGATGTCGCAGATCGGTGCTCACGATGGCGACGTCGTGGACGGAAGTGAGGACGACTGCCCATGCGACGAGTACGGCCGGCAGAAGCTGGCAGCCGAGCGAACGCTCCTTAGCGCCGTCACCGATGGCCTGCTCCGCGGTACCTCTCTGCGTCTTCCGACGATGTACGGGTACGGCCCGGCATCCTCCGCGCTTGACAAAGGGGTCGTATCGACCATGGTGCGACGGGCGGTGGCGGGAGAACCGTTGACTATGTGGCATGACGGTACTGTCCGCCGGGACCTGACATACGTCGAGGACGCAGCGGCAGCTCTTGTGGCGGCGGCCGAGCAGGTTCCGGTGCTGTCCGGACGGCGGTTCGTCCTAGGAACTGGGCATAGCGTGCCCCTCGGTTCAGTGTTTCGCACGGTGGCCACGCTGGTGGCCCAGCGCACGGGCTCGCCCCCGGTTGAAGTGGTAGCGGTGCCGCCGCCGGACTACGCGGAAGCCAGTGACTTCCGGAGCATCACGATCGACGCCTCCGCGTTCCGCGCGGCGACCGGCTGGCGGCCTATGGTCACGCTTGACGAGGGTCTGCGCCGCACCGTCGACTTCTGCGTAGCGGGTGGGGAGGCTGCTCTACGCTGA
- a CDS encoding dTDP-4-dehydrorhamnose 3,5-epimerase family protein: MEARELVVAGSYELTPSRFADERGVIAVTHDDRELATIVGHPMFPVRQCTSTRSVRGAVRGIHYTATPPGSAKFVYCPHGRALEFVVDLRVGSPTFGRWDSVVLDGDGAASVFLPTGVGLAFVALEEETTIHYMLSQRFKKEREHAVSVLDPELALPLPVDMDLCFSTRDRDAPTIKQARDAGYLPRYQTSQALEDGLYLALPPRSD; encoded by the coding sequence GTGGAAGCACGTGAACTCGTCGTCGCCGGCTCCTACGAACTTACTCCCTCACGCTTTGCAGATGAGCGCGGGGTGATCGCAGTGACGCATGACGATCGCGAACTAGCGACGATCGTCGGGCATCCGATGTTTCCAGTTCGTCAGTGTACCTCGACTCGATCCGTTCGCGGGGCGGTTCGTGGTATTCACTACACGGCAACCCCGCCGGGCAGCGCAAAATTTGTCTACTGTCCTCATGGGCGTGCGCTGGAGTTCGTGGTCGACCTTAGAGTTGGATCACCGACGTTTGGCCGTTGGGATTCCGTAGTGCTAGACGGAGATGGAGCGGCATCTGTGTTTCTGCCCACCGGCGTCGGACTCGCGTTCGTAGCTCTCGAGGAGGAAACAACCATCCATTATATGCTCTCTCAGCGCTTCAAGAAGGAGCGCGAGCACGCGGTCTCTGTCTTGGACCCGGAGCTCGCTCTTCCGCTGCCCGTGGATATGGATCTGTGCTTTTCAACGCGTGACCGCGATGCGCCGACGATTAAGCAGGCCCGCGACGCGGGATATCTACCTCGCTATCAGACGTCGCAGGCGCTGGAAGATGGCCTTTACCTTGCCCTGCCGCCTCGCTCGGATTAG
- a CDS encoding DegT/DnrJ/EryC1/StrS aminotransferase family protein, which yields MSTISVWDYLSEYQAERDEILSAVDTVFKSGQLVLGESVRGFEREFARFLGTSHCVGVDNGTNAVKLALESVGIGPGDEVITVSNTAAPTVLAIEGAGAVPVFVDVLHDDYLMDVAAVEAAVTRRTRAIVVVHLYGQCVDMAPLTAVAEKNKLLVIEDCAQAHAARHHGRLAGTFGAAGAFSFYPTKVLGAYGDGGAVVTADDTTADELRKLRYYGMQDVYYVVRTPGHNSRLDELHAEILRRKLVRLHNYVADRRAVAQRYADALGDTELETPVVSVGNEHVYYVYVVRHPDRDRILAELADRGIRLNVSYPWPVHTMTGFEHLGYRRGSLPVTEDLAGQIFSLPMYPSLSQERQDRVISALREVIGVDHSSATGASRGST from the coding sequence ATGTCGACGATTTCCGTGTGGGACTACTTGTCTGAGTACCAGGCAGAGCGGGACGAAATTCTTTCTGCCGTGGACACAGTATTCAAATCCGGCCAACTGGTGCTGGGCGAAAGCGTCCGTGGCTTCGAGCGAGAGTTCGCCCGATTTCTCGGAACATCCCATTGCGTAGGAGTAGACAATGGGACCAATGCTGTAAAGCTAGCACTGGAGTCGGTTGGTATTGGGCCAGGCGACGAGGTCATAACTGTGTCGAACACCGCGGCACCAACCGTCTTGGCGATTGAGGGCGCCGGGGCCGTCCCGGTTTTCGTTGATGTTCTTCACGATGATTACCTGATGGACGTCGCAGCAGTAGAAGCTGCAGTGACGCGACGGACGCGAGCCATCGTTGTGGTCCACTTGTATGGACAGTGCGTGGATATGGCGCCATTAACTGCAGTGGCGGAGAAGAACAAGCTGCTTGTAATCGAAGACTGCGCACAAGCGCACGCAGCCCGACATCATGGTCGACTGGCAGGGACTTTCGGCGCAGCGGGGGCATTTTCATTTTACCCGACGAAAGTACTGGGTGCCTACGGTGACGGCGGCGCCGTCGTGACGGCCGACGATACTACGGCGGACGAGCTGCGGAAGCTGCGGTACTACGGGATGCAGGACGTGTACTATGTCGTTCGAACGCCAGGCCACAACTCGCGACTGGACGAGTTGCACGCAGAGATCCTGCGTCGGAAGCTAGTCCGGCTACATAACTACGTCGCGGACCGTCGCGCGGTGGCGCAACGTTACGCGGACGCGCTGGGCGACACGGAACTGGAGACGCCAGTCGTAAGCGTCGGTAACGAGCATGTTTACTACGTCTACGTCGTCCGGCACCCGGACAGAGATCGGATCCTCGCCGAGCTGGCCGATAGGGGAATCCGGCTAAACGTAAGCTATCCGTGGCCCGTGCACACAATGACGGGTTTCGAACACCTTGGGTATCGCCGTGGCTCGTTACCGGTGACCGAGGATCTCGCGGGACAAATATTCTCTCTGCCCATGTACCCGTCGCTGTCGCAGGAACGGCAGGACCGGGTTATCTCAGCTCTACGCGAAGTTATCGGCGTCGACCACTCGAGTGCCACTGGGGCGAGCCGTGGAAGCACGTGA